From the genome of Vicia villosa cultivar HV-30 ecotype Madison, WI linkage group LG2, Vvil1.0, whole genome shotgun sequence, one region includes:
- the LOC131654202 gene encoding beta-galactosidase 1-like, translated as MWNMSALILLLLLLQFSCSLIGYATASVSYDSKAITIHGQRRILISGSIHYPRSTPEMWPDLIQKAKEGGLDVIQTYVFWNGHEPSPGKYYFEGNYDLVKFIKVVQQAGLYVHLRIGPYVCAEWNFGGFPVWLKYIPGISFRTDNEPFKFQMQKFTEKIVGMMKEERLYESQGGPIILSQIENEYGPVEYEIGAPGKSYTKWAADMAIGLGTGVPWIMCKQDDAPDPVINTCNGFYCDYFSPNKASKPKMWTEAWTGWFTEFGGPVPHRPAEDMAFSVARFIQKGGSFINYYMYHGGTNFGRTAGGPFIATSYDYDAPLDEYGLLRQPKWGHLKDLHRAIKLCEPALVSGDPTLTRIGTYQEAHVFKSKSGACAAFLANYNPKSFATVPFGNMHYNLPPWSISILPDCKTTVYNTARVGSQSAQMKMSRIPIHGGLSWEVFTEQTASTDDSSFTMTGLLEQLNTTRDLTDYLWYSTDVVIDPNEGFLRGGDDPVLTVLSAGHAMHVFVNGQLSGTIYGSLEFPKLTFSQSVKLRPGVNKISLLSVAVGLPNVGPHFETWNAGVLGPITLNGLDEGRRDLSWQKWSYKVGLNGEALSLHSLSGSSSVDWVQGSLVSQMQPLTWYKTTFDAPAGVAPFALDMGSMGKGQVWLNGQNLGRYWPAYKAASGKCDNCDYAGTYTENKCRSNCGEASQRWYHVPRSWLEPTGNLLVVFEELGGDPNGIFLVRRDIDSVCADIYEWQPNLISYQMQSSGKSTKPIRPKAHLSCGPGQKISSIKFASFGNPIGSCGNFHEGSCHAHKSYNAFEKNCVGQNSCKVTVSPENFGGDPCPNVLKKLSVEAICT; from the exons ATGTGGAACATGTCAGCACTGATTCTTCTACTACTACTTCTTCAGTTTTCATGTTCTCTTATTGGTTATGCTACAGCTTCTGTGTCTTATGACTCTAAAGCTATCACTATTCATGGTCAAAGAAGGATCCTCATTTCTGGATCCATTCATTATCCAAGAAGCACCCCTGAG ATGTGGCCAGATCTTATTCAGAAGGCTAAAGAAGGAGGTTTAGATGTGATTCAGACTTATGTTTTCTGGAATGGACATGAACCTTCACCTGGCAAA TATTATTTTGAGGGGAACTATGATTTGGTGAAGTTCATAAAGGTGGTGCAGCAAGCTGGTCTCTATGTTCATCTAAGGATTGGTCCATATGTTTGTGCTGAGTGGAACTTTGG GGGTTTTCCTGTTTGGTTGAAGTACATTCCTGGAATCAGTTTCAGAACAGACAATGAACCATTTAAG TTTCAAATGCAAAAGTTTACTGAGAAGATTGTTGGTATGATGAAAGAAGAAAGGTTATATGAGTCTCAAGGTGGTCCAATAATTCTATCCCAG ATTGAAAATGAATATGGACCTGTGGAGTATGAAATTGGTGCTCCAGGTAAGTCCTATACAAAATGGGCAGCAGATATGGCTATAGGACTCGGTACCGGAGTTCCGTGGATAATGTGCAAGCAAGATGACGCTCCTGATCCTGTT ATTAACACCTGCAATGGCTTCTATTGCGATTATTTCTCTCCAAATAAGGCTTCTAAACCAAAGATGTGGACGGAAGCTTGGACTGGCTG GTTTACTGAGTTTGGAGGTCCGGTACCTCACCGACCGGCTGAAGACATGGCGTTTTCAGTTGCAAGATTTATTCAAAAAGGGGGGTCGTTTATCAATTATTACATG TATCATGGAGGAACAAATTTCGGTAGAACTGCTGGTGGTCCTTTCATTGCTACAAGCTATGACTACGATGCACCTCTTGATGAATACG GATTGCTGAGGCAACCGAAATGGGGTCATCTGAAGGATTTACACAGAGCAATAAAACTCTGTGAACCTGCTTTAGTTTCGGGAGATCCTACCCTTACACGGATCGGAACCTATCAAGAG GCTCATGTGTTTAAATCGAAGTCAGGAGCTTGTGCCGCGTTTCTTGCAAACTATAATCCAAAATCTTTTGCAACAGTGCCATTTGGAAACATGCATTACAACTTGCCTCCTTGGTCTATAAGCATTCTTCCCGACTGCAAAACAACGGTCTATAACACCGCAAGG GTTGGTTCGCAGAGTGCCCAGATGAAGATGAGTCGCATTCCTATTCACGGTGGACTCTCTTGGGAAGTCTTTACTGAACAAACAGCCTCAACTGATGATAGTTCCTTCACCATGACTGGTCTATTGGAGCAGTTAAATACAACAAGAGATTTAACCGATTACTTGTGGTACTCCACAGA tGTTGTAATTGATCCCAATGAAGGATTTTTGAGGGGTGGAGACGATCCTGTTCTTACGGTGTTATCCGCTGGGCATGCTATGCATGTTTTTGTCAATGGTCAACTGTCAG GAACTATTTATGGAAGCTTGGAATTCCCCAAGCTAACATTTAGCCAGAGTGTGAAGTTAAGGCCTGGTGTCAACAAAATCTCTCTTCTAAGTGTTGCAGTTGGACTCCCG AATGTTGGCCCTCATTTCGAAACATGGAATGCTGGTGTTCTTGGCCCAATCACGTTAAATGGTCTTGACGAAGGTAGACGGGACTTGTCTTGGCAGAAATGGTCTTATAAG GTTGGTCTCAATGGTGAAGCCTTGAGTCTTCATTCTCTTAGTGGAAGTTCTTCCGTGGATTGGGTACAAGGAAGTTTAGTTTCTCAAATGCAGCCGTTGACTTGGTACAAAACTACTTTTGATGCCCCGGCCGGAGTTGCACCGTTTGCTTTAGACATGGGAAGCATGGGAAAAGGACAAGTGTGGTTAAACGGACAGAATCTTGGCCGTTACTGGCCTGCTTATAAAGCAGCATCTGGTAAATGTGATAACTGTGACTATGCAGGAACTTATACCGAGAATAAATGTAGAAGTAACTGCGGCGAGGCTTCTCAAAGATG GTACCACGTTCCTCGTTCATGGTTGGAACCAACCGGAAATCTATTGGTTGTGTTTGAAGAATTGGGTGGAGATCCGAATGGAATCTTTTTGGTTAGAAGGGATATAGACAGTGTATGTGCGGATATTTACGAGTGGCAACCGAATCTTATAAGTTATCAAATGCAAAGTTCTGGCAAATCCACCAAACCTATTAGACCAAAAGCTCATCTATCATGTGGCCCTGGACAGAAAATATCATCAATCAAATTTGCTAGCTTTGGTAATCCAATAGGGTCTTGTGGAAACTTCCATGAAGGAAGTTGCCATGCTCACAAGTCTTATAATGCTTTTGAAAAG AATTGTGTTGGACAGAACTCGTGCAAGGTAAcggtgtcccctgaaaattttgGAGGAGATCCGTGTCCAAATGTCTTGAAGAAACTCTCGGTCGAGGCCATTTGTACCTGA